From the genome of Haloplanus vescus:
GCTTTCTCATCGTCTACGCGATGGTCGTCGAGTACGTGTTCGGCATGGGTGGATTGGGCCGTCTCATCATCCATGCCGTCCAAGCACAGGACGCGCCAGTCGTGCTGGCGGGAACCATCATCACCGCGGTCGTGTTCGTCGTCTCGAACATCGTCGTCGACTTCCTCTATACGAAGATCGACCCGCGGATCACCATCGGAGGACAGACCTGACATGAGCCATCGGAGCACTCACTCGCAGGAGGAATCGACATGAGCCAGGAGTCAACAGACGTCGCTGTCACCGGCAGCGCACGCCGCTCTCGCGTCATCGGTGGCGTGACCAACGGGTGGCGCATGATCAGAGCCAACCCGCTCTCGACGGTCGGATTTTGCATCGTGCTCGGGCTGATATTCGTGGCCATCTTCGCCCCGGTGCTGGCCCCGTACTCACCGAGCGCGCAGGACCTCGACGACACGCTCGCGCCACCGAGTGCCGACCATCCCTTCGGCACCGACAATACGGGGCGCGATATCTTCTCGCGCATCGTCTTCGGGACGCGATACGCCATCGCAATCGCGGTGGTCGTCGTCACACTCGAAACGGTCGTCGGCGTCAGTCTCGGCCTCGTCGCCGGATATTACAGGGGACGCGTCGACGAGACGGTGATGCGCGGCCTCGACGTACTGGTGTCGATCCCGCCACTGTTGTTGGCGATGGTCATCGTCACCACGTTCGGCATCAACATCTGGAACGCGATGCTCGCCATCGGCATCGTCTACGTCCCGATGATGTCGCGAACGGTCAGGTCGTCGGCGCTGTCGATACGAGAGGAGACGTACGTCCGCGCCGCAGAGGGACTGGGCTACGACAGCAAGCGAGTCATGCTGAAACACATGCTCCCCAACGCGGTGCCGCCCATCGTCGTCCTCGGGACGACCGACGTGGCGTACGCCCTCATCGACGTGGCGACGCTGAGCTTCCTTGGCCTCGGCATCCAACCACCCAAACCCTCGTGGGGCGCGATGGCCAACGCCGCCCGCGAGTATATCCTCGTCACGCCGTGGCCAATCGTCTTCCCGACACTCGCTATCGCCATCGCGGTGCTGGGGTTCAACCTCCTCGGCATGGGACTGCGTGAAACGCTGTTGTACGGCGAGGACCGCGACGAGGTGGTCGAATGACGGCACCGTTGCTCGACGTCGACCGTCTCAGCACGCATTATCAGACGCCTACGGGGCCGGTCAAGGCTGTCGAGGACAACTCACTCACTCTCGAGGAGGGCGAAGTGCTCGGCGTCGTCGGCGAATCGGGGTCCGGAAAATCGACGTTGCTGCGCTCGGTGATGGGGCTGGTCGAAGACCCCGGCGAAATCGTCGAGGGAAGCGTCGAGTACCGCGGACGCGAGCTGACGACGATGTCGGACGCCGAGCTTCGGAAACTCCGGGGCAACGATATCAGCTTCATCTTCCAGGAACCGACGGCACACCTCAATCCAGCGTACACCGTCGGCGACCAGATTACGGACGTACTCGAGGCCCACACTGACCTCGATTCCGACGAACGGTGGGAGCGGGTCTACGACCTGCTCGGTCGGCTGGGCATTCCCTCGCCTCGTGAGCGCGCCGAGGCGTATCCGCACGAATTCAGCGGCGGGATGGCCCAGCGCGTCTGCATCGCGATGGCGCTGGCCTGTGACCCCGACCTGTTGCTCGCGGACGAACCGACATCGGCGCTCGACGTGACCATCCAGGCCCAGATTATCGACCTTCTGTCCGACCTGCAGGAGGACCTCGGCCTGTCGATTCTGTGGGTAACCCACGACATGGGCGTCGTAGCCGAAACCTGTGACACGATGGCTGTCATGTACGCGGGCAACGTCGTCGAGTACGGACCGGTCGAGTCGGTGTTCGCGGAGCCGAGCCACCCCTACACCGAGGCGTTGCTTCGGACGGTCCCGAGCCACCTCGACACCGAGCCCCGGTTCGACACCATCGAGGGCTCACCACCAGACCTCCAAAATCTTCCCGACGGCTGTGTCTTCAGGGAGCGCTGCCCGGACGAGATGGAGGCGTGCAGCGCGCGACGACCGCCGTACTACGAACTCAGCGAGGAACGCCTGTCGAAATGCTTCCTACACGAGGGCTGTTCGACCCGTCCGTCGTCGCCGAGTGCCCCCGACCCGACCGCCCTCGACGACGTCACTGCAGACGGTGGACAGCTGACGGACCCGGAGGGAGAACGATGACGCTGCTCGAAGTCCAAGGGCTCAAAAAGCACTTCCCCCTCGAAGAGGGGCTACTGAGCGGGTTGCTGGGCGACGACCGTGCGGTGAAGGCCGTCGACGGCGTCGACTTCAGCGTCGATGCCGGCGAAGCGCTCACCCTCGTCGGTGAATCTGGCTGCGGCAAGACCACGTCGGTCCTTTCGGCGCTTCGTCACCAGGACCCCACCGACGGACTGGTGCGGTTCAAGGGCAAAGACATCGCTACGTACAACAAGAAAGCGCTTCGCAGCGAGGCGCAACTCATCTATCAGGACCAGCAGGACACCCTCAACCCGACGATGTCCGTCGGTGAGGCTATCGCGGAGGCCATCCGCGTCCACGACATCGTTCCCGACGACGAGGTAGACGCGCGCGTCGACGAACTGCTCGAACGCGTGGGTATCGCGCCCAGCGACAAACACCAGCGTCCCTCGGCGTTCAGCGGCGGCCAGAAACAGCGTATCGCCATCGCGCGGGCGCTGGCGGTCGAGCCGTCGCTGCTCGTCGCCGACGAACCGGTATCTGGGTTGGACGTATCCGTCCAGGCCCA
Proteins encoded in this window:
- a CDS encoding ABC transporter permease, translating into MSQESTDVAVTGSARRSRVIGGVTNGWRMIRANPLSTVGFCIVLGLIFVAIFAPVLAPYSPSAQDLDDTLAPPSADHPFGTDNTGRDIFSRIVFGTRYAIAIAVVVVTLETVVGVSLGLVAGYYRGRVDETVMRGLDVLVSIPPLLLAMVIVTTFGINIWNAMLAIGIVYVPMMSRTVRSSALSIREETYVRAAEGLGYDSKRVMLKHMLPNAVPPIVVLGTTDVAYALIDVATLSFLGLGIQPPKPSWGAMANAAREYILVTPWPIVFPTLAIAIAVLGFNLLGMGLRETLLYGEDRDEVVE
- a CDS encoding ABC transporter ATP-binding protein encodes the protein MTAPLLDVDRLSTHYQTPTGPVKAVEDNSLTLEEGEVLGVVGESGSGKSTLLRSVMGLVEDPGEIVEGSVEYRGRELTTMSDAELRKLRGNDISFIFQEPTAHLNPAYTVGDQITDVLEAHTDLDSDERWERVYDLLGRLGIPSPRERAEAYPHEFSGGMAQRVCIAMALACDPDLLLADEPTSALDVTIQAQIIDLLSDLQEDLGLSILWVTHDMGVVAETCDTMAVMYAGNVVEYGPVESVFAEPSHPYTEALLRTVPSHLDTEPRFDTIEGSPPDLQNLPDGCVFRERCPDEMEACSARRPPYYELSEERLSKCFLHEGCSTRPSSPSAPDPTALDDVTADGGQLTDPEGER
- a CDS encoding oligopeptide/dipeptide ABC transporter ATP-binding protein gives rise to the protein MTLLEVQGLKKHFPLEEGLLSGLLGDDRAVKAVDGVDFSVDAGEALTLVGESGCGKTTSVLSALRHQDPTDGLVRFKGKDIATYNKKALRSEAQLIYQDQQDTLNPTMSVGEAIAEAIRVHDIVPDDEVDARVDELLERVGIAPSDKHQRPSAFSGGQKQRIAIARALAVEPSLLVADEPVSGLDVSVQAQILNRLMDLQEEFGLGLIYVTHNLGIARKISDTIGVMYLGQIVEYGDVDDIFEDPQHPYTQALLSANPIPDPTADRERIVLQGDMPDPIDVDEHGCAFAPRCPEATEECETAEMGLEPFEDDEGHLVDCIHR